From a single Gavia stellata isolate bGavSte3 chromosome 15, bGavSte3.hap2, whole genome shotgun sequence genomic region:
- the CHST8 gene encoding carbohydrate sulfotransferase 8: MRLTCMFSFILLFGAAGLVVFIHLQDPEEIVHQQTPGIKYNMGFQQPKKDCVSSNNQDRRLRKNTADGVAAVKQSYSLHLSENVPTKLQSTDRRQSSIMFAMKDQQKGEEINSIRLHKRRRRFIIKKSPILISINSSILNLPTLKSEDRNNNKWKSLYQIQRERKQIMRETCSKYKSNNRRIITPYHVSRIFVEDKYRVLYCEVPKAGCSNWKRVLMVLNGLASSTKDIQHNTVHYGNYLKRLDGFDHKGIYHRLNTYTKMLFIREPFEKLVSAFRDKFEHPNNYYHPVFGKAIISRYRVNATKEALRTGSGVKFKEFIQYLLDVHRPVGMDIHWDHVNRLCSPCLIDYDFVGKFESMEEDANFFLHLIGAPQNLTFPKFKDRHSNEERTTTKITQQYFAQLSPSQRQRSYDFYYMDYLMFNYSKPFEDLY; this comes from the exons GGATAAAATATAACATGGGATTCCAGCAAccaaaaaaa gACTGTGTTTCCAGCAACAACCAGGATAGAAGgttaagaaaaaatactgcagacGGAGTAGCAGCAGTAAAGCAGAGCTATTCATTACACCTATCTGAAAATGTGCCCACTAAGCTTCAAAGCACAGACAGAAGGCAAAGCAGCATAATGTTTGCTATGAAAGATCAACAGAAAGgtgaagaaattaattccatCAGGCTCCATAAACGGAGGAGGAGATTTATAATTAAGAAGAGCCCAATTTTGATTTCTATTAACAGCTCCATTCTCAACCTGCCCACGCTTAAATCTGAAGACAGAAACAACAACAAGTGGAAAAGTCTCTATCAGatccaaagagaaagaaagcagataATGAGGGAAACTTGTTCTAAATACAAGAGTAATAACAGAAGAATAATCACTCCTTATCATGTTTCTAGAATATTTGTAGAAGATAAATACAGAGTTTTATACTGTGAAGTACCAAAAGCTGGCTGCTCTAACTGGAAACGTGTGCTCATGGTTCTTAATGGGCTGGCTTCTTCCACAAAAGATATACAGCACAACACAGTGCACTATGGAAACTATTTAAAAAGGCTGGACGGGTTTGATCACAAAGGAATTTATCATAGGCTCAACACTTACACAAAGATGCTTTTTATTCGTGAACCTTTTGAAAAGCTGGTATCTGCATTTCGGGACAAGTTTGAACATCCAAACAATTACTACCACCCGGTTTTTGGAAAAGCCATAATTTCCAGATACCGGGTCAATGCCACCAAAGAAGCGTTAAGGACAGGCTCTGGAGTCAAATTTAAAGAGTTCATTCAATATCTCCTGGACGTACATAGGCCAGTGGGTATGGATATCCACTGGGATCACGTCAATAGGCTTTGCAGCCCATGTTTAATAGACTACGACTTTGTTGGGAAATTTGAAAGTATGGAAGAAGATGCAAACTTTTTCTTGCACTTAATTGGTGCTCCACAAAATTTAACTTTCCCCAAGTTTAAAGATAGGCACTCCAATGAAGAACGAACTACCACTAAAATTACACAACAGTATTTTGCACAGCTTTCTCCTTCTCAACGACAACGAAGCTATGACTTTTACTATATGGATTATTTGATGTTTAACTACTCAAAACCTTTTGAAGATTTATATTGA